In the Methanothrix sp. genome, one interval contains:
- a CDS encoding helix-turn-helix domain-containing protein — protein MGRKRLHEVSLKEGEREELESFIRKGKASARSLTRARILLLADEGWSDKEIVDVLKVCRGTVRNTRDRYWKGGLDCALNEKPRSGAPPKIDGRAEAELTLLACSDPPEGRSRWTIMLLRDKLVEM, from the coding sequence ATGGGCAGAAAGAGACTGCATGAAGTGAGTCTGAAAGAAGGCGAACGGGAGGAGCTTGAGAGCTTCATCAGGAAGGGTAAAGCCTCTGCGAGGAGTCTGACGCGTGCGAGGATACTGCTTCTTGCTGATGAGGGTTGGAGCGACAAAGAGATAGTGGATGTGTTGAAGGTTTGCAGGGGTACGGTGCGTAATACACGTGACAGGTACTGGAAGGGTGGTCTTGATTGCGCGCTGAACGAGAAGCCGCGTAGTGGAGCGCCACCCAAGATAGATGGTCGGGCTGAAGCAGAGCTGACGCTTCTTGCGTGCTCCGATCCGCCAGAAGGCAGATCAAGATGGACCATCATGCTTCTCAGAGACAAGCTTGTTGAGATGG